From one Mesoplodon densirostris isolate mMesDen1 chromosome 19, mMesDen1 primary haplotype, whole genome shotgun sequence genomic stretch:
- the PNMA8B gene encoding LOW QUALITY PROTEIN: paraneoplastic antigen-like protein 8B (The sequence of the model RefSeq protein was modified relative to this genomic sequence to represent the inferred CDS: inserted 1 base in 1 codon; deleted 3 bases in 2 codons; substituted 2 bases at 2 genomic stop codons), which yields MVSCSSRADSSDPTNSDPYSSPQCCHGDGVQLGGGASPCAQAQGGADPSPGTAEIEQRVQGQTRPQAGERGAPTRAAPGAHGAALSSTCPGRRGVTQPLSGTKGGGAGPVAPLGLTRKLPADARTPSGICTGDRSPRPPRAPSCSAISASGGTVAMNLLGDWCRGLAVDVHRALLVTGIPEDLEQTAIEAVLKPALLPLGKFRLRNTRAMRDEKAKASLMEFVKGINHGAISKEIPGKDGVWRVLCKDSAEGARVLRQMKRLLLDKRPPRAAVARAPGDTPTPPPPASETLALGSEPGVREAGPXLGAAKDARRGRRGRRNRTRGSRLTRRARSGAWRAAIHVGERESQDSSDXSLGITIEEMAKEDLSGDGEQSALYATLQPAAKEELVRKWALQREGDDNGPGEFLALATVTDKAKKRKMEKDPPGAESISLNIKEDRSEIPDLVALLAVRDASDEETMGSDASQSDSQENGDQEREGVDIPEFVAIVACTDPANHSARDEMLKIASVIXLLGWSDKKAALPEVLSTMAKDTSGTRVKVEEAGRPVDAVVLRKAKRGAHLLGCISYVAEPQTTCKGEKAPGGPMAGWGEDEEDESGLLELAVLLDAQDVAEVTQEEKEKGWQGGRFRCAKGNLGEVLALRAARANRESEETSEDVESEKSEPEDRASRKPRAKRARPAFRALGRVGWAAAPAPSGTRKTRGGGGGPGGLGIPPETEAQDEAAGSKSRKGRAGAGAQAKGGQPRARPPAGFKSTRGKKAGRGKRLPSMCR from the exons GCTCGTCCAGAGCCGACTCCTCAGACCCCACCAACTCCGACCCCTACTCCAGCCCGCAGTGTTGCCATGGAGATGGGGTGCAGCTGGGAGGCGGGGCTAGCCCGTGTGCGCAGGCGCAGGGCGGAGCAGACCCATCGCCCGGAACTGCTGAGATTGAGCAGAGGGTGCAAGGCCAGACCCGGCCGCAGGCAGGCGAGCGTGGCGCCCCTACCCGCGCCGCTCCGGGGGCCCACGGCGCCGCCCTCTCCAGCACCTGTCCTGGGCGCCGCGGTGTCACTCAGCCTCTGTCAGGAACAAAGGGCGGAGGGGCCGGGCCGGTGGCACCCCTGGGTTTGACTCGTAAGCTTCCTGCGGATGCTAGGACCCCT AGTGGCATTTGCACAGGGGACCGCAGCCCACGTCCGCCTCGGGCTCCCTCCTGCTCCGCAATCAGCGCCAGCGGCGGCACCGTGGCCATGAACCTTTTGGGGGACTGGTGCAGGGGGCTGGCCGTGGACGTGCACAGGGCCCTGCTGGTCACCGGTATCCCGGAGGACCTGGAGCAGACAGCCATCGAAGCCGTCCTGAAGCCGGCCTTGCTGCCCCTGGGCAAGTTCAGGCTGCGGAACACGCGGGCCATGAGGGACGAGAAGGCCAAGGCCTCCCTGATGGAGTTTGTGAAGGGCATTAATCACGGTGCCATCTCCAAGGAGATCCCGGGCAAGGACGGCGTCTGGAGGGTTCTGTGCAAGGACAGCGCGGAGGGCGCCAGAGTCCTGAGGCAGATGAAACGCTTGCTGCTGGATAAAAGGCCCCCACGGGCCGCAGTGGCCAGGGCCCCCGGGGACACGcccactccccccccccccgcttcgGAGACCCTGGCTCTGGGGTCGGAGCCGGGGGTCAGGGAGGCTGGCC CTCTTGGTGCAGCCAAAGATGCTAGGAGGGGCCGTCGGGGTCGCAGAAACAGAACCAGAGGCAGCAGGTTGACCAGAAGAGCAAGAAGTGGGGCGTGGAGGGCGGCCATCCACGTCGGGGAGCGGGAATCCCAAGACTCTTCCGACTAGAGCCTGGGTATCACGATCGAGGAGATGGCCAAGGAGGACTTGAGCGGGGATGGCGAACAGAGCGCACTGTACGCCACCCTCCAGCCCGCCGCGAAGGAGGAGCTTGTTAGGAAGTGGGCCCTCCAGAGGGAAGGAGATGAT AACGGGCCCGGCGAGTTCTTGGCCCTGGCAACGGTGACGGACAAAGCAAAGAAGAGGAAGATGGAGAAAGATCCCCCTGGGGCTGAGTCGATCAGCCTGAACATCAAAGAAGACCGGAGCGAAATTCCAGACTTAGTGGCCCTACTCGCAGTGAGAGACGCGTCGGACGAGGAGACCATGGGCAGCGACGCCTCCCAAAGCGACTCTCAGGAAAACGGGGATCAAGAAAGAGAGGGGGTGGACATTCCTGAGTTTGTGGCCATTGTGGCTTGTACAGACCCCGCGAACCACTCCGCCCGCGACGAGATG TTGAAAATCGCTTCTGTGATCTAGTTGCTGGGCTGGAGCGACAAGAAAGCTGCCCTGCCCGAGGTCTTGTCTACGATGGCCAAGGACACTTCCGGAACCCGAGTGAAGGTGGAGGAGGCAGGCCGCCCGGTGGACGCCGTGGTCCTGAGGAAGGCCAAACGCGGTGCTCACTTGCTGGGATGCATCTCCTACGTGGCTGAGCCTCAGACCACCTGCAAAGGGGAGAAGGCTCCTGGTGGCCCGATGGCGGGCTGGGGCGAGGACGAGGAAGATGAGAGCGGCCTCCTGGAGCTAGCGGTGCTCCTGGATGCCCAGGACGTGGCTGAGGTGAcgcaggaagaaaaggaaaagggctGGCAGGGCGGGAGGTTCAGATGCGCCAAAGGCAACCTGGGGGAGGTCTTGGCGCTGCGGGCGGCCCGCGCGAACAGGGAGTCGGAGGAGACGTCGGAGGACGTGGAGAGCGAGAAGTCGGAGCCCGAGGACCGCGCGTCCAGGAAGCCCCGGGCCAAGCGAGCCCGCCCGGCCTTTAGGGCCCTGGGTCGGGTGGGCTGGGCAGCGGCTCCCGCCCCGTCGGGGACCCGCAAAACCCGAGGGGGAGGCGGCGGCCCCGGCGGGCTGGGCATCCCTCCCGAGACGGAAGCCCAGGACGAGGCGGCGGGAAGCAAGAGCAGGAAGGGGCGCGCGGGCGCTGGGGCGCAGGCCAAGGGCGGCCAGCCCAGGGCTCGGCCGCCCGCCGGCTTCAAGTCCACGCGTGGGAAGAAGGCTGGTCGGGGGAAGAGGCTGCCCTCCATGTGCCGCTAA